In one Zobellia galactanivorans genomic region, the following are encoded:
- the rpmD gene encoding 50S ribosomal protein L30 yields the protein MAKKILVKQLKSSIKRPQNQKRTLMALGLKKIGQVVEHDATPNILGMIAKVEHLVSTEEA from the coding sequence ATGGCAAAGAAAATTCTGGTAAAACAGTTGAAGAGCAGCATCAAAAGGCCACAGAACCAAAAGCGTACATTGATGGCTTTGGGTCTCAAGAAAATTGGTCAAGTAGTAGAGCATGATGCCACGCCGAATATACTCGGTATGATAGCTAAAGTTGAACATTTGGTTTCCACTGAGGAAGCTTAA
- a CDS encoding glycogen synthase: MNNFLFVAAENDAIPNCKAGGMGDVVRDVPRHISKRGDKVQVVVPSYSRLHKNGLFRTNLNFQLRGTVYTAELYEVVGKKECPNIVHYVIHHPEIEEGGIAHIYHDDPTEPFYTDFIKYVIFCTAVAEAIKMGAFGNLDVVHMHDWHASALLFLKTYHPSYKDLKKMRYVYSIHNLAIQGIRPFYDNYASVHNWFPELQLDHEALKDPRYEDCINLMAVGIRLADAVHTVSPSYKEDVMLPSARPEFVGGESLEKDLQQANNEGRLFGILNASNYNDIRKQDKGFLYRNTVKALFRWLQDESKKYKADFLAHTGEKIMLYVDERPKFIVSSVARLTEQKFYFFKRSPEAFEEMLARLRKIDGIFMLLGTGDPGYEEFFREMSYKHKNFVFTNGQSEDLIDSIYLESDLYCMPSLFEPCGISQMLAMRNGNPCFVHHTGGLKDTVEHHVTGFAFDGVTYDEKVKNMVKNFSEALDVWENDKPKWKKIKANAKKVRFTWEKSLDAYYEKLYVL; encoded by the coding sequence ATGAATAACTTCCTTTTTGTAGCAGCCGAAAACGATGCGATTCCAAACTGTAAGGCGGGTGGTATGGGCGACGTAGTCCGCGATGTGCCAAGGCATATTTCTAAGCGGGGAGATAAGGTTCAAGTGGTGGTTCCGTCCTATTCGCGTTTGCATAAAAACGGACTCTTCAGAACCAATTTGAATTTTCAATTAAGAGGTACGGTCTATACGGCCGAATTGTACGAGGTGGTGGGCAAAAAAGAATGTCCGAACATTGTACACTATGTTATCCATCATCCTGAAATTGAAGAAGGGGGTATTGCCCATATTTACCATGATGACCCTACTGAACCCTTTTATACCGATTTTATCAAGTACGTCATTTTTTGTACCGCGGTTGCAGAGGCCATAAAAATGGGAGCCTTTGGAAATTTGGATGTGGTTCATATGCACGATTGGCACGCAAGTGCCCTGCTCTTCTTGAAAACTTACCATCCGAGTTACAAAGACCTGAAGAAAATGCGCTATGTGTACAGCATACATAACTTGGCCATACAGGGAATACGGCCCTTCTATGACAATTACGCTTCGGTGCATAATTGGTTCCCTGAGTTGCAATTGGATCATGAAGCCTTAAAAGATCCGCGCTATGAAGACTGTATCAACCTCATGGCAGTGGGTATTCGGTTGGCCGACGCGGTCCATACCGTTTCCCCCTCATACAAAGAAGATGTCATGCTTCCGAGTGCAAGGCCCGAATTCGTAGGGGGAGAAAGCTTGGAGAAAGATTTGCAGCAAGCCAATAACGAAGGCCGTCTTTTTGGTATTCTTAACGCGTCGAACTACAATGATATACGAAAGCAAGATAAGGGCTTCTTGTATAGAAATACCGTAAAGGCTTTGTTTAGGTGGTTGCAAGACGAATCGAAAAAATACAAAGCCGATTTTTTGGCGCACACCGGTGAAAAGATCATGCTTTATGTAGACGAAAGGCCCAAGTTTATCGTGTCTAGTGTGGCGCGCCTTACGGAACAGAAATTTTACTTCTTTAAGAGGTCGCCGGAAGCCTTCGAGGAAATGCTGGCGCGCCTGAGAAAAATAGATGGTATATTCATGCTGCTCGGTACAGGTGACCCCGGTTATGAAGAGTTCTTTAGGGAAATGAGCTATAAACACAAAAATTTTGTTTTCACGAACGGCCAGTCGGAAGACCTGATCGATTCCATATATTTGGAAAGTGACCTTTACTGCATGCCCAGCCTTTTCGAGCCCTGCGGTATTAGTCAAATGTTGGCCATGCGAAACGGCAATCCTTGTTTTGTGCATCATACGGGCGGCTTAAAGGATACGGTCGAACATCATGTCACCGGTTTTGCTTTTGACGGGGTTACCTATGACGAGAAGGTCAAAAATATGGTCAAGAATTTTAGTGAAGCCCTAGACGTTTGGGAAAATGATAAGCCCAAATGGAAAAAAATCAAGGCCAATGCCAAGAAAGTCCGCTTTACTTGGGAGAAATCATTAGATGCATATTATGAAAAACTTTACGTTTTATAA
- the rpsD gene encoding 30S ribosomal protein S4, with protein MARYTGPKSKIARKFGEAIFGDDKSFEKKNYPPGQHGNARRRGKKSEYAVQLMEKQKAKYTYGILEKQFRNIFATAKRKEGVTGEVLLQLCESRLDNVVFRMGISPTRRGARQLVSHRHITVNGELVNIPSYALKPGDVIGVREKSKSLQAIQDSLASNSKVYEWITWNSEKKEGTFVSVPERLQIPENIKEQLIVELYSK; from the coding sequence ATGGCAAGATATACAGGACCAAAAAGTAAAATCGCCCGTAAGTTCGGCGAAGCTATCTTCGGAGATGATAAATCTTTCGAAAAAAAGAATTACCCACCAGGACAACACGGAAACGCAAGAAGAAGAGGTAAAAAATCTGAGTACGCGGTACAGTTGATGGAAAAGCAAAAGGCCAAATACACTTATGGTATTTTGGAAAAGCAATTTAGAAATATATTTGCTACTGCTAAGAGAAAAGAGGGTGTTACCGGTGAAGTTCTTTTACAATTGTGTGAATCACGTTTAGATAATGTGGTCTTCCGTATGGGTATTTCCCCAACAAGAAGAGGAGCGAGACAATTGGTGTCGCACAGACACATTACCGTTAATGGTGAATTGGTAAACATACCATCATACGCATTAAAGCCGGGCGATGTAATCGGTGTACGTGAAAAATCTAAATCTTTACAGGCCATACAAGATTCACTTGCTTCCAACAGCAAAGTGTACGAATGGATTACGTGGAATTCTGAAAAGAAAGAAGGTACGTTTGTTAGCGTTCCTGAAAGACTTCAGATTCCTGAGAATATCAAAGAACAATTAATAGTTGAGCTTTACTCTAAATAA
- the rpsK gene encoding 30S ribosomal protein S11, whose protein sequence is MAKATSKSSAKAAKKRKVIVDSVGEAHVTASFNNIIISLTNKKGDVISWSSAGKMGFRGSKKNTPYAAQVAAEECSKTAHEAGLRKVKVYVKGPGNGRESAIRAIHNSGIEVTEIIDVTPMPHNGCRPPKRRRV, encoded by the coding sequence ATGGCAAAGGCAACTTCAAAATCAAGTGCAAAAGCTGCTAAGAAACGTAAAGTAATAGTCGATTCTGTTGGCGAAGCTCACGTAACGGCATCTTTCAATAATATCATTATATCCCTTACCAATAAAAAAGGAGATGTCATTTCTTGGTCATCTGCTGGAAAAATGGGTTTCAGGGGTTCTAAGAAAAACACGCCTTACGCAGCTCAAGTAGCGGCTGAAGAGTGTTCAAAAACAGCTCACGAAGCTGGTTTGAGAAAAGTAAAGGTTTACGTAAAAGGACCTGGTAACGGAAGAGAGTCTGCAATTCGCGCCATTCATAACTCTGGTATCGAAGTTACCGAGATTATTGACGTGACACCGATGCCGCACAACGGATGTCGTCCTCCGAAACGAAGAAGAGTTTAA
- the rpsE gene encoding 30S ribosomal protein S5, translating to MYQKYKNVETVKPSGLELKDRLVGIQRVTKVTKGGRAFGFSAIVVVGDENGVVGHGLGKSKEVATAIAKAIEDAKKNLIRIPLNKATLPHEQKGKFGGARVYIQPASHGTGVIAGGAVRAVLEAVGVQDVLSKSQGSSNPHNVVKATFDALLQLRDAKTVASQRGVSLEKVFKG from the coding sequence ATGTACCAGAAATATAAAAACGTAGAGACCGTAAAACCCAGTGGGTTGGAACTTAAAGATAGATTGGTAGGCATACAACGTGTTACCAAGGTTACTAAAGGTGGTAGAGCTTTCGGTTTTTCAGCTATAGTTGTTGTAGGTGATGAAAACGGGGTTGTTGGTCACGGTTTAGGAAAATCAAAAGAAGTAGCTACTGCTATCGCAAAGGCTATAGAAGACGCTAAGAAGAACTTGATTCGTATTCCTTTGAACAAGGCAACCTTGCCACATGAGCAAAAGGGGAAATTCGGTGGAGCTCGCGTTTATATCCAACCGGCATCTCACGGTACCGGGGTTATTGCAGGTGGAGCCGTTAGGGCCGTACTCGAGGCTGTAGGTGTACAAGATGTACTTTCTAAGTCTCAAGGTTCATCTAACCCTCACAACGTGGTGAAAGCTACTTTTGATGCACTTTTGCAACTTAGGGATGCTAAGACCGTAGCAAGCCAAAGAGGGGTTTCCCTTGAAAAAGTGTTTAAAGGATAA
- the secY gene encoding preprotein translocase subunit SecY, whose translation MKKFFETISNIWKIDELRNRIILTLGLLLVYRFGCQIVLPGIDSTQLAELASGTDSGIFGLLNAFTGGAFANASIFALGIMPYISASIVVQLMSIAIPYLQKLDKEGESGRKTKNQITRWLTIGICVVQAPAYLYGLEAFGVQDSAFVLGKGLDFMIPAVIILVTGCVFAMWLGEKITDKGIGNGISLLIMIGIIATMPQSFVQEFISRTVDNNGGLMFILIEVILWFLVILASILLVMATRQIPVQYARRTASGGYEKNVMGSRQYIPLKLNASGVMPIIFAQAIMFAPSLIGKTFNNTSAGQWMEVQFQDIFGLAYNLLFAFLIIVFTYFYTAITVPTNKMADDLKRSGGFIPGIRPGKETGDFLDKIMSLITLPGSVFLALLAVLPAVVLKLMDIQAGWAMFYGGTSLLIMVGVAIDTVQQVNAYLLNRHYDGLMKTGKNRKVA comes from the coding sequence ATGAAGAAATTTTTCGAGACCATATCCAATATTTGGAAGATAGACGAACTAAGGAATAGGATTATACTAACCCTTGGTTTGTTGTTGGTATACCGTTTTGGTTGTCAAATAGTTCTTCCGGGTATTGATTCTACTCAATTGGCGGAATTAGCCTCAGGTACCGATTCCGGGATCTTCGGCTTATTGAATGCCTTTACAGGTGGTGCTTTTGCTAACGCTTCAATTTTTGCCTTGGGTATCATGCCCTATATATCGGCATCTATTGTTGTACAGCTTATGAGTATCGCCATTCCTTATTTGCAGAAGTTGGACAAAGAAGGGGAGAGTGGTAGAAAAACGAAGAATCAGATTACTCGTTGGCTTACGATCGGTATTTGTGTCGTTCAAGCGCCAGCCTATCTGTACGGATTGGAGGCCTTCGGTGTCCAAGACAGTGCCTTCGTTTTAGGTAAAGGATTGGACTTTATGATTCCGGCGGTTATCATTTTGGTAACAGGGTGTGTGTTTGCCATGTGGTTGGGTGAAAAGATTACCGATAAAGGTATCGGTAACGGAATTTCACTATTGATCATGATTGGTATTATAGCGACCATGCCACAATCATTTGTTCAAGAATTTATTTCTAGAACCGTTGACAATAACGGTGGGTTGATGTTTATCCTAATTGAAGTTATACTTTGGTTCTTGGTTATTTTGGCCAGTATTCTTTTGGTGATGGCTACACGTCAAATACCGGTGCAGTACGCAAGGAGAACGGCGTCGGGTGGATATGAGAAGAACGTTATGGGATCGAGGCAATATATTCCTCTGAAACTTAATGCTTCTGGGGTAATGCCCATTATCTTTGCCCAGGCAATCATGTTCGCTCCTAGTTTAATAGGTAAGACGTTCAACAATACCAGTGCTGGCCAGTGGATGGAGGTACAGTTTCAAGATATATTCGGATTGGCATACAACCTATTGTTCGCCTTTCTTATTATCGTCTTTACATATTTCTATACGGCTATTACGGTTCCCACGAACAAAATGGCAGATGATTTAAAAAGAAGCGGTGGTTTTATTCCGGGTATCAGACCTGGAAAGGAAACCGGTGATTTCTTGGATAAGATTATGTCTTTAATAACTTTGCCAGGATCGGTATTTTTGGCCCTGTTGGCAGTTTTACCGGCAGTAGTGCTTAAGTTAATGGATATTCAGGCCGGATGGGCAATGTTTTATGGAGGCACCTCTTTATTGATTATGGTTGGTGTGGCCATAGATACGGTTCAACAGGTGAATGCTTATCTTTTGAACAGGCATTATGATGGATTAATGAAAACTGGTAAAAATAGAAAAGTCGCATAA
- the eno gene encoding phosphopyruvate hydratase — translation MSIILSVHARQILDSRGNPTVEVDVITENGVMGRAAVPSGASTGEHEAVELRDGGNAFMGKGVSKAVENVNTIIAEEILGMSVFEQNLLDQVMIDLDGTPNKSKLGANAILGVSLAAAKAAANELGMSLYRYVGGVSANTLPVPMMNIINGGSHSDAPIAFQEFMVMPVKAKNFSHAMQMGTEIFHNLKKVLHDRGLSTAVGDEGGFAPNLAGGTEDALDTIAKAVEKAGYKLGDEVMIALDCASAEFYVDGKYDYTKFEGDKGVVRTSEEQAQYLADLSAKYPIISIEDGMDENDWDGWKALTEKIGDKVQLVGDDLFVTNVERLSKGIENGIANSILIKVNQIGTLTETIAAVNMAKNAGYTSVMSHRSGETEDNTIADLAVALNTGQIKTGSASRSDRMAKYNQLLRIEEELGDTAYYPQDKAFKIK, via the coding sequence ATGAGTATTATACTTAGCGTACACGCACGCCAGATTTTAGATTCAAGAGGAAACCCTACGGTAGAAGTAGATGTAATTACCGAAAATGGGGTAATGGGTAGAGCAGCGGTACCTTCTGGGGCCTCTACAGGAGAGCACGAAGCGGTAGAGTTACGTGACGGAGGAAATGCCTTTATGGGAAAAGGTGTTAGTAAGGCCGTAGAAAATGTGAATACGATAATCGCAGAAGAAATCTTGGGCATGTCTGTCTTTGAGCAGAACCTTCTTGATCAGGTTATGATTGATCTTGACGGTACGCCTAATAAATCTAAATTAGGGGCAAACGCCATTCTTGGTGTTTCTCTGGCCGCGGCCAAAGCTGCTGCTAACGAATTAGGTATGTCATTATATCGTTATGTAGGTGGTGTTAGTGCCAATACTTTACCTGTTCCGATGATGAACATCATTAACGGTGGTTCGCATTCCGATGCCCCTATCGCCTTTCAAGAATTTATGGTGATGCCGGTAAAAGCGAAGAATTTTTCACATGCCATGCAAATGGGAACCGAAATCTTCCACAACCTTAAAAAGGTTTTGCACGATAGAGGTTTGAGTACGGCTGTAGGTGATGAAGGTGGTTTTGCGCCAAACTTGGCCGGAGGAACCGAAGACGCACTTGATACTATTGCGAAGGCTGTTGAAAAGGCCGGTTACAAATTAGGTGACGAGGTTATGATAGCCTTGGATTGTGCTTCTGCCGAGTTCTACGTAGACGGTAAATATGATTATACCAAATTTGAAGGAGATAAGGGTGTGGTGAGAACATCGGAAGAGCAAGCTCAATATTTGGCCGACCTCAGCGCTAAATACCCCATCATCTCTATTGAAGATGGTATGGACGAGAACGATTGGGACGGTTGGAAAGCATTGACCGAAAAAATAGGCGATAAAGTTCAGTTGGTGGGCGATGACCTTTTTGTTACCAATGTTGAGCGTTTGTCAAAAGGTATTGAAAACGGTATTGCCAATTCTATATTGATCAAAGTAAATCAAATCGGTACGCTTACCGAAACGATAGCGGCGGTAAATATGGCTAAAAATGCAGGCTATACTTCTGTTATGAGCCACCGTTCAGGTGAAACCGAAGATAACACCATTGCCGATTTGGCAGTTGCCTTGAATACCGGACAAATTAAAACGGGCTCGGCTTCAAGATCGGATCGTATGGCCAAGTACAATCAATTGCTTCGTATCGAGGAAGAATTAGGAGATACGGCTTATTATCCTCAGGATAAAGCATTTAAGATAAAATAA
- the infA gene encoding translation initiation factor IF-1, whose amino-acid sequence MAKQAAIEQDGSIIEALSNAMFRVELENGHVVTAHISGKMRMHYIKLLPGDKVKLEMSPYDLSKARITYRY is encoded by the coding sequence ATGGCTAAGCAAGCAGCAATAGAACAAGACGGGTCTATAATTGAAGCATTGTCAAATGCAATGTTTAGGGTTGAATTAGAAAACGGTCATGTAGTAACGGCCCATATCTCCGGAAAGATGCGTATGCATTACATTAAGTTGCTTCCCGGTGATAAGGTAAAGCTGGAAATGAGTCCGTATGACCTTAGCAAGGCCAGAATTACATATAGATATTAG
- the rplO gene encoding 50S ribosomal protein L15 — translation MNLSNLKPADGATNRAGKRVGRGQGSGKGGTATRGHKGAKSRSGYSKKIGFEGGQMPLQRRVPKFGFTNINRVEYKGINVEKLQELVDNKKVKDVITFETLVDNGLAKSKDLVKILGGGELKASLKVSAHKFTASAKAAIEAAGGEAINL, via the coding sequence ATGAATTTAAGTAATCTAAAGCCAGCCGATGGTGCTACCAATAGAGCGGGCAAAAGAGTAGGTAGAGGTCAAGGGTCTGGTAAAGGCGGTACAGCTACAAGAGGACATAAAGGTGCCAAGTCTAGATCTGGTTACTCTAAGAAAATTGGTTTTGAAGGTGGTCAAATGCCTTTGCAAAGACGTGTGCCCAAGTTTGGTTTCACGAACATAAACCGAGTAGAGTATAAAGGTATCAATGTTGAAAAGTTACAGGAGTTGGTCGATAACAAAAAAGTTAAAGACGTTATTACTTTTGAAACTTTGGTAGACAACGGTTTGGCTAAAAGTAAAGACCTGGTAAAAATATTGGGTGGTGGGGAATTGAAAGCTTCACTTAAAGTTTCAGCGCATAAATTTACGGCAAGTGCTAAAGCGGCCATTGAAGCTGCTGGTGGAGAAGCAATAAATTTATAA
- the carA gene encoding glutamine-hydrolyzing carbamoyl-phosphate synthase small subunit, with product MKYQTRKKALILLADGTIFYGKSVGDKEGTAFGEVCFNTGMTGYQEIFTDPSYFGQIMVTTNAHIGNYGTVAEEVESDSIKISGLVCRNFSYNYSRPRADKSLEGFLDDNGLFAISDVDTRALVSYIRDNGAMNAVISTEVDNIEGLKKQLAEVPSMEGLELASKVSTKEPYYVGDENASIKIAALDIGIKKNILRNLAKRGGYIKVFPYNTSFPEMEAWAPDGYFISNGPGDPEPLTEAIETSKGMIHSGKPVFGICLGHQVIALANGVSTYKMHNGHRGINHPILNLLTGKGEITSQNHGFAINREETEANESLEITHVHLNDQTVAGIRMKDKNVFSVQYHPEASPGPHDAEYLFDQFYEMIENNSVEMAKS from the coding sequence ATGAAGTATCAGACCCGAAAAAAAGCATTGATATTGTTGGCCGATGGAACCATATTTTACGGTAAGTCAGTAGGTGATAAGGAAGGAACGGCCTTCGGCGAGGTTTGTTTCAATACGGGAATGACGGGGTATCAGGAGATTTTTACCGATCCTTCGTATTTCGGTCAGATTATGGTAACTACCAACGCCCATATCGGTAATTATGGTACGGTAGCCGAAGAGGTTGAGTCGGATTCGATTAAAATTTCCGGATTGGTCTGTAGAAACTTCAGTTATAATTATTCACGACCAAGGGCCGATAAGAGCCTTGAAGGCTTTCTTGACGATAATGGCCTATTTGCCATATCGGACGTAGATACAAGGGCCTTGGTGAGCTATATTCGTGACAATGGGGCTATGAACGCCGTTATCTCTACCGAAGTCGATAATATAGAGGGCTTGAAAAAACAACTGGCGGAAGTGCCTAGTATGGAAGGATTGGAGCTCGCTTCTAAAGTGTCGACCAAGGAGCCGTATTATGTGGGCGATGAAAACGCAAGTATCAAAATCGCCGCACTCGATATAGGAATCAAGAAAAATATTTTGAGGAACCTCGCCAAACGCGGAGGGTATATTAAGGTGTTCCCTTATAATACATCTTTCCCCGAAATGGAAGCTTGGGCGCCTGACGGATATTTTATCTCCAATGGTCCTGGTGATCCCGAACCCTTGACGGAAGCCATTGAAACCTCAAAAGGAATGATCCATAGTGGGAAACCTGTTTTTGGTATCTGCTTGGGGCATCAGGTCATTGCTTTGGCCAACGGGGTGTCTACCTATAAGATGCACAATGGGCACAGGGGTATAAACCACCCCATATTGAACTTGCTTACGGGTAAGGGGGAAATCACTTCCCAGAACCACGGTTTTGCCATTAATAGGGAAGAGACCGAGGCCAATGAAAGCCTTGAGATTACACATGTCCACCTTAACGACCAGACCGTTGCGGGTATTCGTATGAAAGACAAAAATGTCTTTTCTGTACAATACCACCCGGAAGCTAGTCCCGGGCCACATGATGCCGAGTATCTTTTTGATCAGTTTTACGAAATGATCGAAAATAATTCAGTAGAAATGGCCAAAAGTTAA
- a CDS encoding DNA-directed RNA polymerase subunit alpha, with amino-acid sequence MALFNFQKPDKVIMIDSSDFEGKFEFRPLEPGYGLTVGNALRRVLLSSLEGHAITSVRIDGVEHEFSVISGVVEDVTEIILNLKQVRFKKQIDDSEAEVVSISVSGKEQLTAGDFQKFISGYQVLNPDLVICNMDSKVSINMEIVIDKGRGYVPAEENKKSNAALGTIAVDSIFTPIKNVKYSIENFRVEQKTDYEKLVFEIVTDGSIHPKDALTEGAKVLIHHFMLFSDERITLEADEIAQTETYDEESLHMRQLLKTKLVDMDLSVRALNCLKAAEVDTLGDLVSFNKNDLMKFRNFGKKSLTELEELVINKGLSFGMDLSKYKLDKD; translated from the coding sequence ATGGCATTATTTAATTTTCAGAAACCCGATAAAGTAATAATGATCGATTCCTCGGATTTCGAAGGAAAGTTCGAATTCCGTCCTTTGGAACCTGGTTATGGATTGACTGTTGGGAACGCACTAAGAAGAGTATTGCTTTCATCGTTGGAAGGCCATGCGATCACCTCTGTACGAATAGATGGTGTAGAACACGAGTTTTCCGTTATTTCAGGCGTTGTAGAAGATGTTACTGAAATAATATTGAATCTGAAACAAGTTCGTTTTAAGAAGCAGATAGACGATTCAGAAGCAGAGGTTGTATCTATTTCCGTTAGTGGAAAAGAGCAATTGACCGCTGGGGATTTTCAAAAGTTCATCTCGGGTTATCAAGTGTTGAACCCTGATTTGGTAATCTGTAATATGGATTCCAAAGTGAGCATCAATATGGAAATCGTTATCGACAAAGGTCGTGGATACGTTCCTGCTGAAGAAAACAAAAAATCGAATGCCGCACTTGGTACTATTGCAGTAGATTCTATTTTTACACCTATCAAAAATGTAAAATATAGCATCGAAAACTTTCGTGTAGAGCAAAAGACCGATTATGAAAAATTGGTTTTCGAAATTGTTACCGATGGTTCGATACATCCAAAAGATGCCTTGACCGAAGGTGCCAAGGTTTTGATTCACCACTTCATGTTGTTCTCCGATGAGCGCATCACCCTAGAGGCCGATGAAATCGCACAAACGGAAACTTATGACGAAGAGTCATTGCATATGCGTCAGTTGTTGAAAACAAAATTGGTAGATATGGATCTTTCCGTACGTGCCTTGAACTGTTTGAAAGCTGCCGAGGTTGATACATTGGGAGATTTGGTTTCTTTCAATAAGAACGATTTGATGAAATTTAGAAATTTCGGTAAAAAGTCGTTAACAGAACTAGAAGAATTGGTTATCAATAAGGGGCTTAGCTTCGGAATGGACCTTTCGAAATACAAATTAGATAAAGATTAA
- the rpsM gene encoding 30S ribosomal protein S13 yields MARIAGIDIPKQKRGVIALTYIFGVGRSRAKEILEKAQVDEDKKVSDWNDDEIGRIRDAVSSYTIEGELRSETQLNIKRLMDIGCYRGIRHRSGLPLRGQRTKNNSRTRKGKRKTVANKKKATK; encoded by the coding sequence ATGGCAAGAATTGCAGGTATAGACATACCAAAACAGAAAAGGGGCGTAATTGCATTGACCTATATTTTTGGTGTCGGTAGAAGTAGGGCTAAAGAAATATTGGAAAAGGCCCAGGTAGATGAAGATAAAAAAGTATCTGATTGGAACGATGATGAAATAGGTCGTATCAGGGATGCCGTTTCTTCTTATACAATAGAAGGCGAGTTACGTTCAGAGACTCAGCTTAATATCAAGCGTCTGATGGACATCGGTTGTTACCGAGGTATTCGTCACAGATCTGGTCTTCCCCTTCGTGGACAACGTACAAAGAATAATTCTAGGACGAGAAAAGGAAAAAGAAAAACGGTTGCCAACAAGAAAAAGGCGACTAAATAA
- the ykgO gene encoding type B 50S ribosomal protein L36, giving the protein MKVRASVKKRSADCKIVRRKGRLYVINKKNPRFKQRQG; this is encoded by the coding sequence ATGAAAGTAAGAGCATCAGTTAAAAAAAGAAGTGCCGACTGCAAGATAGTACGCAGAAAGGGCAGGTTGTACGTAATCAACAAAAAGAATCCTAGATTTAAACAAAGACAAGGATAA
- the rplQ gene encoding 50S ribosomal protein L17 produces MRHGKKVNHLGRKTAHRKAMLANMACSLIEHKRINTTVAKAKALKQFVEPLITKSKAENNLTAEKGTHNRRIVFKNLRDKYAVTELFSTVAEKVADRPGGYTRIIKLGNRLGDNADMAMIELVDFNELYNAGKPKKKTTRRSRRGGSKAEEESAKVDAKETKTPPVAAENSEAEAQTDIETKADDSEE; encoded by the coding sequence ATGAGACACGGTAAAAAAGTCAATCATTTAGGACGTAAGACAGCGCACAGAAAAGCGATGTTGGCCAACATGGCATGTTCCTTGATCGAACACAAGAGAATCAATACGACCGTAGCGAAAGCTAAGGCGTTAAAGCAGTTTGTTGAGCCTTTGATTACTAAATCAAAAGCAGAGAACAACCTTACAGCTGAAAAGGGAACACATAACAGACGTATCGTTTTCAAAAACCTTAGAGACAAATACGCAGTTACTGAATTGTTCAGTACTGTTGCCGAAAAGGTAGCTGATAGACCAGGTGGTTATACAAGAATTATCAAACTTGGTAATCGTCTTGGGGATAACGCTGATATGGCAATGATCGAATTGGTTGATTTCAACGAGCTTTACAATGCCGGTAAGCCTAAGAAGAAAACTACAAGAAGAAGTAGAAGAGGTGGTAGTAAGGCCGAGGAAGAAAGTGCAAAAGTTGATGCTAAGGAAACTAAGACGCCACCAGTGGCCGCCGAAAATTCTGAAGCGGAAGCTCAAACGGATATCGAAACTAAAGCTGACGATTCAGAAGAATAA